One part of the Actinomyces howellii genome encodes these proteins:
- a CDS encoding DEAD/DEAH box helicase gives MRKLVSDDNQTETTDPEPSQTASGIIETAGAHAPVLDEATPDITDEGAQADLTRRTFADFGVEPEICEALAAKGITHPFPIQALTLPVALDGQDIIGQAKTGTGKTLGFGLPLLMDTLGPGEEGWDEDPAAGSPQALVVLPTRELAKQVAEELTMAAAKRTVRITQVYGGRAYEPQIEALAQGAEIVVGTPGRLIDLMDRGLLDLTHVTTVVLDEADEMLDLGFLPDVEKILARTRTDRQTMLFSATMPGAVVALARRYMTKPTHIRAQDPGDEGMTVKTVQQVVYRTHALNKVEVVSRILQASGRERTIIFARTKRTAARVAEDLASRGFATAALHGDLGQGAREQALRAFRKGKVDVLVATDVAARGIDVDDVTHVINYQCPEDEKIYVHRIGRTGRAGNSGTAVTFVDWDDIPRWRIIAKALGLPVTEPVETYHTSEHLYSDLSIPEGVTGQLPRDQRTLEGLDAEEIEDLGETGRRPRDARAGRGGGRTGRGARSGRGGRSGRGQDEGRGSTSRSGRGRSGSPEDAGTQEQAGRPRRTRQRTRGGRPIATRNPDSAGD, from the coding sequence ATGAGGAAGCTCGTGAGCGACGACAACCAGACCGAGACGACCGACCCCGAGCCCAGCCAGACGGCCTCGGGCATCATCGAGACCGCCGGTGCCCACGCCCCCGTCCTGGACGAGGCCACCCCCGACATCACCGACGAGGGCGCCCAGGCCGACCTGACGCGCCGCACCTTCGCCGACTTCGGCGTCGAGCCCGAGATCTGCGAGGCCCTCGCGGCCAAGGGGATCACCCACCCCTTCCCCATCCAGGCCCTCACCCTCCCGGTCGCCCTCGACGGCCAGGACATCATCGGTCAGGCCAAGACCGGGACGGGCAAGACCCTCGGCTTCGGCCTGCCCCTGCTCATGGACACCCTGGGCCCCGGGGAGGAGGGCTGGGACGAGGACCCCGCCGCCGGCTCCCCGCAGGCCCTCGTCGTCCTGCCCACCCGTGAGCTGGCCAAGCAGGTCGCCGAGGAGCTGACGATGGCCGCGGCCAAGCGCACGGTGCGCATCACCCAGGTCTACGGCGGGCGGGCCTACGAGCCGCAGATCGAGGCCCTGGCCCAGGGGGCCGAGATCGTCGTGGGCACCCCCGGCCGGCTCATCGACCTCATGGACCGCGGCCTGCTCGACCTCACCCACGTGACCACCGTCGTCCTGGACGAGGCCGACGAGATGCTCGACCTGGGCTTCCTGCCCGACGTCGAGAAGATCCTGGCGCGCACCCGCACCGACCGCCAGACGATGCTCTTCTCCGCCACCATGCCCGGCGCCGTCGTCGCCCTGGCGCGGCGCTACATGACCAAGCCCACGCACATCCGAGCCCAGGACCCCGGCGACGAGGGGATGACCGTCAAGACCGTCCAGCAGGTCGTCTACCGCACCCACGCCCTCAACAAGGTCGAGGTCGTCTCGCGCATCCTCCAGGCCTCCGGTCGTGAACGCACGATCATCTTCGCCCGCACCAAGCGCACCGCCGCCCGCGTCGCCGAGGACCTCGCCTCCCGCGGCTTCGCCACCGCCGCACTCCACGGCGACCTGGGCCAGGGCGCTCGCGAGCAGGCCCTGCGCGCCTTCCGCAAGGGCAAGGTCGACGTCCTCGTGGCCACTGACGTGGCCGCCCGCGGCATCGACGTCGACGACGTCACCCACGTCATCAACTACCAGTGCCCCGAGGACGAGAAGATCTACGTTCACCGCATCGGGCGCACCGGCCGCGCCGGCAACTCCGGCACCGCGGTCACCTTCGTGGACTGGGACGACATCCCCCGCTGGCGGATCATCGCCAAGGCGCTGGGCCTGCCCGTGACCGAGCCGGTCGAGACCTACCACACCTCCGAGCACCTCTACTCCGACCTGTCGATCCCCGAGGGCGTCACCGGCCAGCTCCCGCGCGACCAGCGCACCCTCGAGGGCCTCGACGCCGAGGAGATCGAGGACCTCGGCGAGACCGGGCGACGTCCTCGCGACGCTCGAGCAGGCCGGGGCGGGGGGCGCACCGGCAGGGGCGCACGCTCCGGCAGGGGCGGTCGTTCCGGGCGCGGGCAGGACGAGGGGCGGGGCTCCACCTCCCGCTCGGGCCGGGGCCGCTCAGGCTCGCCCGAGGACGCCGGCACCCAGGAGCAGGCCGGCCGACCGCGCCGCACGCGCCAGCGCACCCGGGGCGGGCGCCCCATCGCGACGAGGAACCCAGACAGCGCCGGGGACTGA
- a CDS encoding FAD:protein FMN transferase, translating into MTPSHAPTVLGPAGGPALLDEAGVRLTGRGTLVRVVEAWGTVITLEAALRPGTPVDAELAARAGKAFDACQAEMARIDRLLSTYRSDSLITALRTGGCREEDLALEGDELAVRSVLEECRRLRALTGGSFDPWSVPGGVDPSAYVKGWGAGGFALILTQALGGDPAWSGPVTGVCVNAGGDVSVRGTRADGSPWTVGVRDPGDPSRILRVIEATEGHVATSGLYERGEHIVVAPLRQGRAESGRVPRSATVWGPDDGMADALATALFVDGRAGADWLRRVMDSDLGVGRRRSRWGAWVVEECGAWRLGETDSLVQAAGPRPHGA; encoded by the coding sequence GTGACCCCGTCGCATGCCCCCACCGTCCTCGGTCCGGCCGGTGGCCCGGCCCTCCTCGACGAGGCGGGTGTCAGGCTCACCGGCCGGGGCACCCTCGTGCGCGTCGTCGAGGCCTGGGGCACGGTCATCACCCTGGAGGCCGCCCTGCGCCCGGGCACGCCGGTCGACGCCGAGCTGGCCGCCCGTGCCGGGAAGGCCTTCGACGCCTGCCAGGCCGAGATGGCGCGGATCGACCGCCTCTTGTCGACCTACCGCAGCGACTCGCTCATCACCGCCCTGCGCACCGGTGGCTGCCGGGAGGAGGACCTGGCCCTCGAGGGCGACGAGCTCGCCGTGCGCTCGGTCCTCGAGGAGTGCCGCCGACTGCGGGCGCTCACCGGAGGATCCTTCGACCCCTGGTCGGTGCCCGGGGGAGTCGACCCGTCGGCCTACGTCAAGGGCTGGGGGGCCGGGGGCTTCGCGCTCATCCTCACCCAGGCCCTCGGAGGGGACCCCGCCTGGTCGGGCCCCGTGACAGGGGTGTGCGTCAACGCGGGCGGAGACGTCTCGGTGCGCGGGACCCGCGCCGACGGCTCCCCGTGGACCGTGGGGGTGCGGGACCCGGGGGACCCCTCCCGGATCCTGCGCGTCATCGAGGCCACCGAGGGGCACGTCGCCACCTCCGGCCTCTACGAGCGCGGGGAGCACATCGTGGTCGCCCCGCTCCGCCAGGGCCGGGCCGAGTCGGGGCGGGTGCCGCGCTCGGCCACCGTGTGGGGTCCCGACGACGGCATGGCCGACGCGCTGGCGACGGCGCTGTTCGTCGACGGACGCGCCGGCGCCGACTGGCTGAGGCGGGTCATGGACTCCGACCTGGGGGTCGGACGGCGCAGGTCGCGCTGGGGGGCCTGGGTCGTCGAGGAGTGCGGGGCCTGGCGCCTGGGGGAGACGGACTCCCTGGTCCAGGCCGCCGGCCCGAGGCCGCACGGGGCCTGA
- a CDS encoding FMN-binding protein, which produces MRPTTTGAITAGATILGVAAVIACSPTPQGTSVATTAGSGSVGSETTAADQAQSGSEQATTEASGSAQTSAQATTDSATGTSSGASGTFQGETYESPYGPMQVEITVADGTITEITWIQLPSDGHSERINESAAPTLVEEGLAAQSADVASVSGATYTSEAFTTSLQSAMTQAGL; this is translated from the coding sequence ATGCGACCCACGACCACCGGAGCCATCACCGCCGGAGCGACGATCCTGGGAGTCGCCGCTGTCATCGCCTGCAGCCCGACCCCCCAGGGGACCTCCGTGGCCACCACCGCCGGCTCGGGCTCGGTGGGCTCGGAGACGACCGCCGCCGACCAGGCGCAGTCGGGCTCGGAGCAGGCCACCACCGAGGCCTCAGGGTCCGCGCAGACCTCAGCACAGGCCACGACGGACTCAGCCACCGGGACCTCGTCCGGGGCCTCCGGGACGTTCCAGGGCGAGACCTACGAGAGCCCCTACGGCCCGATGCAGGTCGAGATCACCGTCGCCGACGGGACGATCACCGAAATCACCTGGATCCAGCTGCCCAGCGACGGGCACTCCGAGCGGATCAACGAGTCGGCCGCCCCGACCCTCGTCGAGGAGGGCCTGGCCGCCCAGAGCGCCGACGTCGCCTCCGTCAGCGGTGCCACCTACACCTCCGAGGCCTTCACCACCTCCCTCCAGTCCGCGATGACCCAGGCGGGCCTGTGA
- a CDS encoding ferredoxin reductase family protein: MTSSAAGLSAASAVPTASATAAVRARRPPARVREDRATALVASLAGLGLGVVLGAALLTLGPLEASWTWATTAVGRVSAVVGTYGMLWMIVLVARVPPVERALGHDRLVAVHKRVAPWTIWLILVHIVFSVLAWSGQEGVSWPVELWRMTLTEPWILAADVAVILLVAAGVTSYRRARRRLRREVWWTVHLYTYLAVALAFAHQITVDGPFLSGWARWVWIGLYLVVAELVVVHRVALPLIRSLRHDLRVERVVPEAEGVVSVWMRGRDLNALGVRPGQFANWRFMAPRLAYEAHPYSFSAPVYEDLMRITVKNLGDASALTARLVPGTRVLMEGPYGTMTAANLGSAGHTVLVAAGVGLAPARALAEDLSDAGVRVDLVVRVPSPSALPLDPELRVLERRPGVRVHRLVGHRDAHPMDAAQLLSLVPDLREADLYVCGPEAFNHLVLDSARAAGLSRDRLHHEELAM; encoded by the coding sequence ATGACCTCCTCCGCAGCGGGCCTGTCGGCCGCATCGGCCGTCCCGACCGCCTCCGCGACTGCCGCGGTCCGGGCGCGTCGCCCTCCGGCGCGGGTTCGCGAGGACCGTGCCACGGCGCTTGTCGCCTCCCTTGCCGGGCTGGGGCTCGGCGTCGTCCTCGGGGCCGCGCTGCTCACCCTCGGGCCGCTCGAGGCGAGCTGGACGTGGGCGACCACGGCTGTCGGCCGGGTCAGCGCCGTCGTCGGCACCTACGGGATGCTGTGGATGATCGTGCTCGTCGCGCGCGTGCCCCCCGTCGAGCGGGCCCTGGGCCACGACCGGCTCGTCGCGGTCCACAAGCGGGTGGCGCCGTGGACCATCTGGCTCATCCTCGTGCACATCGTCTTCTCGGTCCTGGCGTGGTCGGGCCAGGAGGGCGTCTCGTGGCCCGTCGAGCTGTGGCGCATGACCCTCACCGAGCCGTGGATCCTGGCCGCCGACGTCGCCGTCATCCTGCTCGTCGCCGCCGGGGTGACGAGCTACCGACGCGCCAGGCGACGGCTGCGGCGCGAGGTGTGGTGGACCGTCCACCTCTACACCTACCTCGCCGTGGCCCTGGCCTTCGCCCACCAGATCACCGTCGACGGGCCGTTCCTGTCCGGATGGGCCCGCTGGGTGTGGATCGGGCTGTACCTCGTCGTGGCGGAGCTCGTGGTCGTCCACCGCGTGGCTCTCCCACTCATCCGCTCCCTGCGCCACGACCTGCGCGTCGAGCGGGTCGTGCCCGAGGCCGAGGGCGTCGTGTCGGTGTGGATGCGGGGCAGGGACCTCAACGCCCTGGGGGTGCGCCCCGGACAGTTCGCCAACTGGCGCTTCATGGCGCCGCGCCTGGCCTACGAGGCCCACCCCTACTCCTTCTCCGCGCCCGTGTACGAGGACCTCATGCGCATCACGGTCAAGAACCTCGGCGACGCCTCCGCACTGACCGCCCGCCTGGTCCCCGGGACCCGCGTGCTCATGGAGGGCCCCTACGGCACGATGACCGCCGCGAACCTCGGGTCGGCGGGCCACACCGTGCTCGTGGCAGCAGGCGTCGGGCTCGCCCCGGCGCGGGCCCTGGCCGAGGACCTGAGCGACGCCGGGGTACGTGTCGACCTCGTCGTGCGGGTCCCCTCGCCCTCCGCCCTGCCCCTGGACCCCGAGCTCCGGGTGCTCGAGCGCCGGCCCGGGGTGAGGGTCCACCGCCTCGTCGGGCACCGGGACGCCCACCCCATGGACGCCGCCCAGCTCCTGTCCCTCGTGCCCGACCTGCGCGAGGCCGACCTCTACGTCTGCGGCCCGGAGGCCTTCAACCACCTCGTCCTGGACTCTGCCCGCGCAGCCGGGCTGAGCCGGGACAGGCTCCACCACGAGGAGCTCGCGATGTGA
- a CDS encoding MarC family protein, with protein sequence MLDSVLDLTLLATSFTTILVIQDPLGAIPIFLSLTSRQTDAERRRSAWHATLVSFAVILLFAIFGRYILMFLGITVPALQISGGLLLLLVALELLTGKIEETPDSEGANTNAALVPLGTPLLAGPGAIVAAMVAVESARTPVIGWMSITAAIIVTHVVIWLTLRFSVGLHRLLGDSAIRVLTRIFGLLLAAIAVQMMADGVFAYIGTEL encoded by the coding sequence ATGCTTGACTCCGTCCTCGACCTCACCCTCCTGGCCACCTCCTTCACGACGATCCTCGTCATCCAGGACCCCCTCGGCGCGATCCCCATCTTCCTGTCCCTGACGAGCAGGCAGACCGACGCCGAGCGCAGGCGCTCGGCGTGGCACGCCACGCTCGTGTCCTTCGCCGTCATCCTCCTGTTCGCGATCTTCGGGCGCTACATCCTCATGTTCCTGGGCATCACGGTGCCCGCCCTCCAGATCTCCGGCGGCCTGCTCCTGCTGCTCGTCGCCCTCGAGCTGCTGACCGGAAAGATCGAGGAGACACCCGACTCCGAGGGGGCCAACACGAACGCGGCCCTCGTGCCGCTGGGCACCCCGCTGCTGGCGGGTCCCGGGGCGATCGTCGCCGCCATGGTCGCGGTGGAGTCGGCCCGGACACCGGTCATCGGCTGGATGTCGATCACCGCGGCGATCATCGTCACCCACGTCGTCATCTGGCTCACCCTGCGCTTCTCCGTCGGCCTGCACCGGCTCCTGGGCGACTCGGCGATCCGCGTGCTCACGCGCATCTTCGGTCTGCTCCTCGCGGCGATCGCCGTGCAGATGATGGCCGACGGCGTCTTCGCCTACATCGGCACCGAGCTCTGA
- a CDS encoding PHP domain-containing protein, with protein sequence MRIDPHTHSSCSDGTDSPAALMARAAEAGLDVVGLTDHDTTAGWAEAAGAVGSTGVALLRGTEVSCAVDGVTLHLLAYLFDVEAPGLTEAFEHARTSRSTRARQMVELLAADYPITWEDVEAQAAGAVTIGRPHIADALVAAGSFDSRGVAFAGPLATASPYYVRHWALDPVRACELVRAAGGVPVAAHPRAASRQRRLVPDAVFADMTDAGLAALEVDHRDHGPAEREQARELARYLGIGTSGSSDYHGAGKPNRLGENLMPPALLEQIVGEGSIPLVTA encoded by the coding sequence GTGCGCATCGACCCCCACACCCACTCCTCCTGCTCCGACGGGACCGACAGCCCCGCCGCCCTCATGGCGCGCGCCGCCGAGGCGGGGCTCGACGTCGTGGGCCTGACCGACCACGACACGACCGCGGGGTGGGCCGAGGCCGCCGGGGCGGTGGGCTCGACCGGCGTGGCGCTCCTGCGCGGCACGGAGGTCTCCTGCGCCGTCGACGGGGTGACCCTCCACCTCCTGGCCTACCTCTTCGACGTCGAGGCCCCCGGCCTGACCGAGGCCTTCGAGCACGCGCGCACCTCGCGCTCGACCCGCGCCCGCCAGATGGTCGAGCTCCTGGCCGCCGACTACCCGATCACGTGGGAGGACGTCGAGGCCCAGGCCGCCGGCGCGGTGACGATCGGCCGCCCGCATATCGCCGACGCGCTCGTCGCCGCAGGATCCTTCGACAGCCGCGGGGTGGCCTTCGCCGGGCCCCTGGCCACCGCGAGCCCCTACTACGTGCGTCACTGGGCGCTCGACCCCGTGCGTGCCTGCGAGCTCGTGCGAGCCGCGGGCGGGGTGCCGGTGGCCGCGCACCCCCGTGCCGCCTCCCGCCAGCGCCGGCTCGTGCCCGACGCCGTCTTCGCGGACATGACCGACGCCGGGCTGGCGGCCCTCGAGGTCGACCACCGCGACCACGGGCCCGCCGAGCGCGAGCAGGCCCGGGAGCTGGCCCGGTACCTGGGCATCGGGACCTCCGGCTCCTCGGACTACCATGGCGCGGGCAAGCCCAACCGACTCGGCGAGAACCTCATGCCCCCTGCCCTGCTCGAGCAGATCGTCGGCGAGGGCAGCATCCCGCTCGTGACCGCCTGA
- a CDS encoding Gfo/Idh/MocA family protein: MSDSTGTVSSGTDGPVRFAVVGTGFIAGWFMEAVAAVPQAEVVAVTSGRPERAAAFAAEHGIGAAWPSLEVLLRQCGPEGSSPADVVYVASTNVLHAEQSLAALEAGFHVLVEKPFAVTPEQADAMVEAAQRHDRVLMEAWLTAFEPGTRVLREALQRLAADGPGPHRAVLVKEQLSSRMPAYRAGELPAVLDPARAGGSVMDLGVYPVSLAIHLFGPPARVHATARLLSSGVDSHGAIILDYDVLPDGSSTDLEVVCLHSKTSRASTGSAIASDTMSLGFDDCQWPRRITLRSPEGQEDLSVTSTGPVLARELAEVCRLVSTGARHSPLHPPSASAACVRVLAEARRLTGIRLPGDPGAKMGA, translated from the coding sequence ATGAGCGACTCAACCGGCACCGTCTCCTCGGGCACCGACGGACCCGTGCGCTTCGCGGTGGTCGGCACCGGCTTCATCGCGGGATGGTTCATGGAGGCGGTCGCCGCCGTGCCGCAGGCCGAGGTCGTCGCGGTGACCTCCGGGCGCCCCGAGCGGGCAGCCGCCTTCGCCGCCGAGCACGGGATCGGCGCCGCGTGGCCGAGCCTCGAGGTGCTGCTGCGCCAGTGCGGCCCCGAGGGGTCCTCCCCCGCCGACGTCGTCTACGTCGCCTCGACCAACGTCCTGCACGCCGAGCAGTCCCTGGCCGCCCTGGAGGCAGGTTTCCACGTGCTCGTCGAGAAGCCCTTCGCCGTCACCCCCGAGCAGGCCGACGCGATGGTCGAGGCGGCGCAGCGCCACGACCGCGTCCTCATGGAGGCGTGGCTGACCGCCTTCGAGCCCGGGACCCGGGTGCTGCGCGAGGCCCTGCAGCGCCTGGCGGCTGACGGGCCGGGCCCCCACCGGGCGGTGCTCGTCAAGGAGCAGCTCTCCTCGCGCATGCCCGCCTACCGTGCGGGCGAGCTCCCCGCCGTCCTTGACCCGGCCCGCGCGGGGGGCTCGGTCATGGACCTGGGGGTCTACCCGGTGTCCCTGGCCATCCACCTGTTCGGCCCGCCCGCCCGCGTCCACGCCACCGCCCGGCTGCTCAGCTCCGGCGTCGACTCCCACGGCGCGATCATCCTCGACTACGACGTCCTGCCTGACGGGTCCTCGACCGACCTGGAGGTGGTCTGCCTGCACTCCAAGACCTCGAGGGCCTCGACCGGCTCGGCCATCGCCTCGGACACGATGTCCCTGGGCTTCGACGACTGCCAGTGGCCGCGTCGCATCACCCTGCGATCGCCCGAGGGGCAGGAGGACCTGTCGGTGACGAGCACCGGCCCGGTCCTGGCCCGCGAGCTGGCCGAGGTGTGCCGCCTCGTGTCGACCGGCGCGCGGCACTCCCCGCTGCACCCGCCCTCGGCCTCCGCCGCCTGCGTGAGGGTCCTGGCCGAGGCCCGACGCCTCACAGGGATTCGTCTGCCCGGTGACCCCGGTGCCAAGATGGGCGCATGA
- a CDS encoding aminopeptidase P family protein, which produces MTESHDNASLTVEDEAQPVSERGSNRSHRPSNEAFRDFIASGWGPRPDRLPELSESAPWAAARRDALGALFPTERLVIPAGPLVTRNNDCDYRFRPHSAFAHLTGTGTDFEPDAVLVLDPLTVPGQETAAGEPTHEAVLYFRPRASRSSEEFYADARYGELWVGVRPSIEEVEALTGIRCAHIDTLSDRLAKDAGPGAVGLRVVAQADAAVTALVDQVRQGAGLAHGQEARQADDALAEATSELRLVKDAWEVDQLQRAVDATAAGFEELIRSIPRATGHWRGERVLEGAFGARAREEGNGLGYDTIAAAGDHANTLHWISNDGPVRPGQLVLVDAGVEVDSLYTADVTRTIPVDGRFTEPQRRVYQAVLDAADAAFARANEPGCLFRDVHAAAMEVIAARLEAWGLLPQGVSAADSLGPDGQYHRRWMVHGTSHHLGLDVHDCAQARREMSMDAPLRPGMVFTIEPGLYFRADDLLAPAELRGIGVRVEDDVVVRADGSVEYLTAAIPRTVEEVEAWVSGLIA; this is translated from the coding sequence ATGACCGAATCCCACGACAACGCCTCCCTCACCGTCGAGGACGAGGCGCAGCCGGTGTCCGAGCGCGGCTCGAACCGCTCCCACCGGCCCAGCAACGAGGCCTTCCGCGACTTCATCGCCTCCGGCTGGGGCCCGCGCCCCGACCGGCTGCCCGAGCTCAGCGAGTCCGCCCCGTGGGCGGCCGCCCGCCGCGACGCCCTGGGGGCCCTGTTCCCCACCGAGCGGCTCGTCATCCCGGCCGGCCCCCTCGTGACCCGCAACAACGACTGCGACTACCGCTTCCGCCCGCACTCGGCCTTCGCCCACCTGACCGGCACGGGCACCGACTTCGAGCCCGACGCGGTTCTCGTCCTCGACCCCCTGACCGTCCCGGGCCAGGAGACCGCCGCGGGCGAGCCGACCCACGAGGCGGTGCTCTACTTCCGGCCGCGCGCCTCGCGCTCGAGCGAGGAGTTCTACGCCGACGCCCGTTACGGTGAGCTGTGGGTCGGGGTGCGCCCCTCCATCGAGGAGGTCGAGGCGCTCACCGGCATCCGCTGCGCCCACATCGACACCCTGTCCGACCGCCTGGCCAAGGACGCCGGGCCCGGGGCGGTCGGGCTGCGCGTGGTCGCCCAGGCCGACGCCGCCGTAACCGCCCTGGTCGACCAGGTGCGCCAGGGCGCCGGGCTGGCCCACGGCCAGGAGGCCCGGCAGGCCGACGACGCCCTGGCCGAGGCCACGAGCGAGCTGCGGCTGGTCAAGGACGCCTGGGAGGTCGACCAGCTCCAGCGCGCCGTCGACGCCACCGCCGCGGGCTTCGAGGAGCTCATCCGCTCCATCCCCCGCGCTACCGGCCACTGGCGCGGGGAGCGGGTCCTCGAGGGCGCCTTCGGGGCGCGCGCCCGCGAGGAGGGCAACGGGCTGGGCTACGACACGATCGCAGCGGCCGGCGACCATGCCAACACCCTGCACTGGATCTCCAACGACGGCCCGGTGCGCCCCGGTCAGCTCGTCCTGGTCGACGCGGGCGTCGAGGTGGACTCCCTCTACACCGCCGACGTCACGCGCACGATCCCGGTCGACGGGCGCTTCACCGAGCCCCAGCGCCGCGTCTACCAGGCGGTCCTCGACGCCGCCGACGCCGCCTTCGCCCGGGCCAACGAGCCGGGTTGCCTCTTCCGCGATGTCCACGCCGCCGCCATGGAGGTCATCGCCGCGCGCCTCGAGGCCTGGGGGCTGCTGCCCCAGGGCGTGAGCGCCGCCGACTCCCTGGGCCCCGACGGCCAGTACCACCGTCGCTGGATGGTCCACGGGACAAGCCACCACCTGGGGCTCGACGTGCACGACTGCGCCCAGGCCCGCCGGGAGATGAGCATGGACGCCCCGCTGCGGCCGGGGATGGTCTTCACCATCGAGCCGGGCCTGTACTTCCGCGCCGACGACCTGCTCGCCCCCGCCGAGCTGCGCGGCATCGGCGTACGCGTCGAGGACGACGTCGTCGTGCGCGCCGACGGCTCGGTGGAGTACCTGACCGCTGCCATCCCGCGCACCGTCGAGGAGGTCGAGGCCTGGGTGAGCGGCCTCATCGCCTGA
- a CDS encoding sugar phosphate isomerase/epimerase family protein, with protein MTVPVGLSTSSVYPGGAEATFALAAELGYDGVEVMVWSEKATQDARVLEGLARRYDQPVLAIHAPTLLLTRSVFGVDPWDKVDRSIELARALGAPNVVLHPPFFWQTRYARGFVRGVERREAITGMHLCVENMFTWRPRNAHSTRDFQAYSPTWDPVGQGYRSVTLDISHAATSGSDALAMTRSLGPTLRHLHLTDGVPGFLDDHLLPGQGTQDCAGVLTYLAATGFEERGGQVVVEVNTRTMSPAQRREGLASALAFAREHLEGQGRTQDVHVPAPTRRRYNRA; from the coding sequence ATGACGGTACCTGTGGGGCTGTCGACCTCCTCGGTCTACCCGGGCGGGGCGGAAGCCACCTTCGCGCTCGCGGCCGAGCTGGGATACGACGGGGTCGAGGTCATGGTCTGGAGCGAGAAGGCGACCCAGGACGCCCGCGTCCTGGAGGGCCTGGCCCGGCGTTACGACCAGCCCGTGCTCGCGATCCACGCACCGACGCTGCTCCTGACCCGCTCGGTGTTCGGGGTCGACCCCTGGGACAAGGTCGACCGCTCCATCGAGCTCGCCCGGGCCCTGGGCGCCCCCAACGTCGTCCTCCACCCGCCGTTCTTCTGGCAGACGCGCTACGCGCGCGGCTTCGTGCGCGGGGTCGAGCGGCGTGAGGCGATCACGGGCATGCACCTGTGCGTCGAGAACATGTTCACGTGGAGGCCCCGCAACGCCCACTCCACGCGGGACTTCCAGGCCTACTCCCCGACCTGGGACCCGGTGGGCCAGGGCTACCGCTCGGTGACCCTCGACATCTCCCACGCGGCGACCTCCGGATCGGACGCGCTGGCGATGACCCGGTCCCTGGGCCCGACCCTGCGCCACCTGCACCTGACCGACGGCGTGCCGGGCTTCCTCGACGACCACCTCCTGCCCGGTCAGGGCACCCAGGACTGCGCCGGCGTCCTCACCTACCTCGCGGCCACCGGCTTCGAGGAGCGCGGCGGCCAGGTGGTCGTCGAGGTCAACACCCGGACGATGAGCCCCGCCCAGCGCCGCGAGGGCCTGGCCAGCGCCCTCGCCTTCGCCCGCGAGCACCTCGAGGGCCAGGGACGCACCCAGGACGTGCACGTCCCCGCTCCCACGCGCAGGCGGTACAACCGCGCTTGA
- a CDS encoding general stress protein → MSSFSSPTAPMSVGGGVMPRGTEVASFATYPEAQAAVDALSDDGFPVQHLAIIGTDLRQVEHITGRRSWGRAIASGAGSGLWIGIFFAAMMMFLRPSNSTGVTAGAAVFMGVVWGIFFQVVSYGLTRGKRDFTSFSQVVASRYSILASAHAQEAAQALVDVPGNLTRGGEVARRAQERRAARAEARGDGPTAFGSRPDEKPRFGVRLAQGEDPSRYTADGPDAPGADEAGAQDPGREEAEDKAAGTPGATGGSQGPSTAAGE, encoded by the coding sequence ATGAGCAGCTTCTCCTCGCCGACCGCGCCGATGTCCGTTGGTGGAGGCGTCATGCCCCGGGGCACCGAGGTCGCCTCCTTCGCCACCTACCCCGAGGCCCAGGCTGCGGTGGACGCGTTGAGCGACGACGGGTTCCCGGTCCAGCACCTGGCGATCATCGGCACCGACCTGCGCCAGGTCGAGCACATCACGGGGCGGCGCAGCTGGGGCAGGGCCATCGCCTCGGGGGCGGGCTCGGGCCTGTGGATCGGGATCTTCTTCGCCGCGATGATGATGTTCCTGCGGCCCTCGAACAGCACCGGCGTGACCGCCGGCGCCGCGGTGTTCATGGGCGTGGTGTGGGGCATCTTCTTCCAGGTGGTCTCCTACGGGCTGACCCGGGGCAAGCGCGACTTCACCTCCTTCAGCCAGGTCGTGGCCTCGCGGTACTCGATCCTGGCCTCGGCCCACGCCCAGGAGGCCGCCCAGGCGCTCGTCGACGTGCCCGGCAACCTCACCCGGGGCGGGGAGGTGGCGCGCCGCGCCCAGGAGCGACGGGCCGCGCGTGCCGAGGCGCGCGGCGACGGACCGACCGCCTTCGGCTCCAGGCCCGACGAGAAGCCCCGCTTCGGCGTGCGGCTGGCGCAGGGGGAGGACCCCTCGCGGTACACCGCCGACGGCCCGGACGCCCCGGGCGCCGACGAGGCCGGCGCCCAGGACCCGGGACGGGAGGAGGCCGAGGACAAGGCCGCGGGGACTCCGGGCGCGACAGGCGGCTCCCAGGGCCCCTCGACCGCCGCGGGCGAGTGA